The genomic interval AGCAGTTGGGACATCCGCAAAGCAGCAATCGAAACAGGAATGCGGACACTGCGAATGGACGCATGGGACAAGACCATCGCCGGACACAGCAGTGTGGACGAAGTCTTGCGAGTGACGAAGGGTGAGACGCTGTAACGATGCCTACCTTTGCCTACACCGCCCGCGACATGTCGGGCAAACAGGTCTCCGGGACACTCGAAGCACAGAGTGAACGCGAAGCAGCTTCGCTGTTGTCTGAACGCTCGCTGTTCCCGATCAAAGTCAGCGATCACGTCAACACCGGTACTCGTTCACTCTTTGGCAACCGAAAGAAAGTCAAAGGGCAAACGATGGCTGTGTTTTACAACCAGCTCGCATCGTTGCTCCGCAGCGGCGTGCCGATGATCCGATCGCTGACCGTGTTGAGCGAACAATCAGCCGATCCCGTTTTGGCGGAGGTCGTGCGTGAAGTCCGCGCCAAAGTAGAAGACGGCGAACCGATGGGCCAAGCGATGGCTCGTTTCCCGGGTGTGTTCAGCGAAATGGGGATCAACATGGTCCGCGCAGGCTCCGAAGGCGGTTTCCTGGAGGACGCTCTGGATCGCGTGGGCAACTTTACCGAACTGCAAGAGGACCTCAAGGGACGCACGATCAGCGCTCTGGCATATCCCGTGTTCCTGTTCTCAATCGGATCGCTCGTCATCACCGGATTGCTGGTTTTCATCGTTCCCAAATTCGATTCCATGTTCGACCGACTCCGGGACAAAGGCGAGATGCCCGCGTTGACCGAAGCACTGCTGACCGTCAGCGGTTGGCTCGGTTCTTACGGTTGGATTTTGGTGCCGGTGATGTTGGGATTGTTTTTCTTGGTGCGAATGCAGCTCAGTACCGAAGAGGGCAAGACATGGTTTGACGGGGCGAAACTAAAGATCCCGGTACTCGGCGGCATTCTGATGAATTTGGCCGTCGCCCGATTTTGTCGCGTGTTGGGAACGCTGTTGGGCAACGGTGTCCCGATCCTCAAGTCGTTGGAAATCAGTCGCACCGCCGCCGGCAATCGCTTGTTGAGCCAATCGATCTCCAATGCGACCGAGAACATCCGCGGCGGCGATGCACTTGCCAGCCCGTTGCGAACCTCGGGATTGTTTCCAGGACCTGTCGTGGAAATGATCAGTGTGGGCGAAGAAAGCAACTCGTTGGAACGCGTCTTGCCAGAAATCGCCGACTCGTTGGAGAAACAGACATTCCGTCGGTTGGATTTGTTCGTGCGTCTGCTGGAACCGATCATGCTGCTGATCATGGCCATCCTCGTGTTGGCCGTCGTCTTGGCACTGCTGATCCCGGTTCTCAAGAGCAGCTCATCCATCTAAGCAAGTGCCTTGGGCGTATGGTGACGTTCGTTTGCGACTTGGAATGTCGGCCGACCATTGTCGCTCGACTTTCCAAGTCGATAGCGTGTCCTGGCATCCGTTTCGCCAATTCCAAACGCTCAATTGCCCAGACGGCCCCCTCCCTCGCATTCGCCTGGACGGCTCTGCTCGACCTCCCCCAAGTTCCTTGGTGGAGGTGTCCAGGGAGTAGGAATAGCTCTAAAAAGGACACTTCTCGCTGATCGTCACCACTGGTTCCCAGGCTCCTGCCTGGGAACCCAATGATTAGCAGGCTCCTGCCTGCCGATCTGCTGACAATTTCCAGGCCACGCTGACTTTCGCGAGGCAGAGACTCCATGGCAGTGCGTTCCCAGGCGTGAGCCTGGGAACGAGCGTTCTGCGGGGTGGCGATCAGCGAGAAATGTCCTAAAAAGCCTTGATGCATCGAGTACATTTCAAGGATT from Stieleria varia carries:
- a CDS encoding type II secretion system F family protein, which produces MPTFAYTARDMSGKQVSGTLEAQSEREAASLLSERSLFPIKVSDHVNTGTRSLFGNRKKVKGQTMAVFYNQLASLLRSGVPMIRSLTVLSEQSADPVLAEVVREVRAKVEDGEPMGQAMARFPGVFSEMGINMVRAGSEGGFLEDALDRVGNFTELQEDLKGRTISALAYPVFLFSIGSLVITGLLVFIVPKFDSMFDRLRDKGEMPALTEALLTVSGWLGSYGWILVPVMLGLFFLVRMQLSTEEGKTWFDGAKLKIPVLGGILMNLAVARFCRVLGTLLGNGVPILKSLEISRTAAGNRLLSQSISNATENIRGGDALASPLRTSGLFPGPVVEMISVGEESNSLERVLPEIADSLEKQTFRRLDLFVRLLEPIMLLIMAILVLAVVLALLIPVLKSSSSI